The following coding sequences are from one Enterococcus sp. 4G2_DIV0659 window:
- a CDS encoding oxidoreductase, with amino-acid sequence MNNFSGFTVKKTNEAVTTHIETLTLNDLSEGNVIIKVAYSSVNYKDSLAAKNNGGVIREYPMIPGIDLSGTVLTSDDPRFEVGQKVLVTGYGLGVSHTGGFAEIARVPGDWIVPLPEGLSLREAMVFGTAGFTAALSVQALENHGLRENKETSIVITGASGGVGSLAIAMLRHLGYSNIIALSRKKSAIETLKKIGATDVYLLDEFMPEKIKPLAKQTIDFAIDTVGGNVLCALLPQLHYSGSVAVCGNAAGISLNTTVLPFILRGVNLLGIDSVNVPMKPRLAIWQRLATDLNVSSHELTNEIALQELTATLNQLQTGTHIGRTIVSIEERDNE; translated from the coding sequence ATGAACAATTTTTCTGGATTTACTGTAAAAAAGACAAACGAAGCTGTAACCACACACATCGAAACCTTAACTCTTAACGATCTTTCTGAAGGAAACGTCATAATTAAAGTTGCCTATTCCTCAGTAAACTATAAGGATTCATTAGCCGCAAAAAATAACGGCGGCGTTATTCGAGAGTATCCAATGATTCCTGGTATTGATTTAAGCGGAACCGTTCTGACTTCTGATGATCCTCGTTTTGAAGTTGGACAAAAAGTTCTAGTGACAGGGTATGGACTAGGTGTCAGCCATACAGGAGGTTTTGCTGAAATTGCTCGCGTTCCTGGAGACTGGATTGTTCCTTTACCAGAAGGATTAAGTTTAAGAGAAGCAATGGTTTTTGGAACTGCCGGCTTTACTGCTGCTTTATCAGTTCAAGCTCTTGAAAATCATGGATTAAGGGAAAATAAAGAAACCTCTATTGTGATTACTGGAGCATCAGGTGGTGTTGGAAGTTTAGCGATCGCCATGTTAAGACACTTAGGTTACAGCAATATTATTGCATTAAGTCGAAAAAAATCGGCGATCGAAACACTCAAAAAAATTGGAGCAACTGACGTATATTTATTGGATGAATTTATGCCAGAAAAAATCAAACCACTAGCCAAACAAACCATTGATTTTGCTATTGATACGGTTGGCGGTAATGTCCTGTGTGCCTTATTGCCCCAACTTCATTATAGCGGAAGTGTTGCGGTTTGTGGAAATGCGGCTGGAATTTCTTTGAACACGACTGTTTTACCTTTTATTTTAAGAGGTGTTAATCTTTTAGGTATTGATTCAGTCAATGTTCCAATGAAGCCTCGTTTAGCAATATGGCAACGCTTAGCCACTGATTTGAATGTTAGTAGTCATGAACTTACGAATGAAATAGCCTTACAAGAACTAACAGCAACCTTAAATCAGCTACAGACAGGCACTCATATTGGTCGTACGATTGTTAGCATAGAAGAAAGGGACAATGAATAA